The proteins below come from a single Rhodanobacter sp. LX-99 genomic window:
- a CDS encoding LysR family transcriptional regulator — MKRPGNTLNKPKKSRRNATKKRVVGEHADEAGGRFYYKGNRHKQLRAFVSVVKLGTLTRAAEALYLSQPTISLQLQALERELGVSLLERRRRRINLTDAGEALYELARPLVEGWDTLDRDFQAKVKGLQAGRLTIAAGTSTIQYLLPELVRRYRERFPAVQLQLANVTGKDGLALLRADDADFAVGSMLDVPNDIAWAPVHHYDPMLIMPPDHPLAAKEKITLEDISPYGLILPPQRLSTYRLVDLVFQQQQVPYHVAIEVGGWDVIKEYVAMGMGISIVTGICISAADHGRLAVRNMKQFFPQRSYGVVMRKGKFLSAEARAFIDLIRPGLLTHRDYDESGHSAR; from the coding sequence ATGAAAAGGCCTGGCAACACGCTGAACAAGCCGAAAAAGTCGCGCCGCAACGCAACAAAAAAGCGTGTCGTTGGCGAGCATGCCGACGAGGCGGGCGGCCGTTTCTACTACAAAGGCAACCGCCACAAGCAGCTGCGCGCGTTTGTCAGCGTGGTGAAGCTGGGCACCCTGACCCGCGCCGCCGAGGCGCTGTACCTGTCGCAGCCCACGATCAGCCTGCAGCTGCAGGCGCTGGAGCGGGAACTGGGAGTGAGCCTGCTCGAGCGGCGCCGGCGCCGCATCAACCTCACCGATGCGGGTGAGGCGCTGTACGAACTGGCGCGGCCGCTGGTCGAGGGCTGGGACACGCTGGATCGCGACTTCCAGGCGAAGGTAAAGGGCTTGCAGGCCGGCCGGCTCACCATCGCCGCCGGCACCTCGACCATCCAGTACCTGCTGCCCGAGCTGGTGCGCCGCTATCGCGAGCGCTTCCCCGCGGTGCAGCTGCAGCTGGCCAACGTCACCGGCAAGGACGGCCTGGCCCTGCTGCGTGCCGACGATGCCGACTTCGCGGTCGGCTCGATGCTCGACGTGCCGAACGACATCGCGTGGGCGCCGGTGCACCACTACGACCCGATGCTGATCATGCCGCCGGATCATCCGCTGGCCGCGAAGGAAAAAATCACGCTGGAGGATATTTCGCCCTACGGGCTGATCCTGCCGCCGCAACGGCTGTCCACTTACCGGCTGGTCGACCTGGTGTTCCAGCAGCAGCAGGTGCCGTACCACGTGGCGATCGAGGTCGGCGGCTGGGACGTGATCAAGGAGTACGTGGCGATGGGCATGGGCATCTCGATCGTCACCGGCATCTGCATCAGCGCGGCCGACCACGGCCGCCTGGCCGTGCGCAACATGAAGCAGTTTTTCCCGCAGCGCAGCTACGGCGTGGTGATGCGCAAGGGCAAGTTCCTCAGCGCCGAGGCGCGCGCGTTCATCGACCTGATCCGCCCGGGCCTGCTGACCCATCGCGACTACGACGAGTCGGGCCATTCGGCGCGCTGA
- a CDS encoding accessory factor UbiK family protein, protein MMDRQDIDKIALRLVSLVPPGVAQAHQDLRTNFQDVLVQGLRRLDLVTREEFEVQSQVLARTRAKVDELERRVAELEATVAARAGQ, encoded by the coding sequence ATGATGGATAGGCAGGATATCGACAAGATTGCCCTGCGACTTGTGTCGTTGGTACCGCCAGGGGTGGCACAGGCGCATCAGGATTTGCGAACCAACTTCCAGGACGTTCTGGTGCAGGGACTGCGCCGCCTCGACCTGGTCACCCGCGAAGAATTCGAAGTCCAGTCCCAGGTACTGGCGCGTACCCGCGCCAAGGTCGACGAATTGGAGCGACGCGTGGCCGAACTGGAGGCCACGGTGGCTGCCCGCGCGGGTCAGTGA
- the glnK gene encoding P-II family nitrogen regulator, with the protein MKLVVAIIKPFKLDDVRETLAEVGVQGITVTEVKGFGRQKGHTELYRGAEYVVDFLPKIKLEVAVADDQLDRVLEAIQSSARTGKIGDGKIFVSTLEQVIRIRTGELDLDAL; encoded by the coding sequence ATGAAGCTGGTCGTGGCGATCATCAAGCCATTCAAGCTGGACGACGTGCGTGAAACGCTGGCCGAAGTCGGCGTACAGGGCATTACGGTCACCGAAGTGAAGGGTTTCGGCCGCCAGAAAGGCCATACCGAGCTGTATCGCGGTGCCGAATACGTGGTCGACTTCCTGCCCAAGATCAAGCTGGAAGTGGCAGTGGCCGACGATCAGCTCGACCGCGTGCTGGAAGCGATCCAGTCTTCCGCCCGCACCGGCAAGATCGGCGACGGCAAGATCTTCGTCAGCACGCTGGAACAGGTGATCCGCATCCGCACCGGCGAGCTGGATCTCGACGCGTTGTAA
- the aceA gene encoding isocitrate lyase, with amino-acid sequence MKTTLPTAEQITLDWNNNPRWTGVQRNYTSEDVVRLRGTVAVEHSLARRGAERLWKSLHQEDFVNALGALTGNQAMQQVKAGLQAIYLSGWQVAADANVAGEMYPDQSLYPANSVPLVVKRINNTLLRADQLHHAEGKDDCDWLVPIVADAEAGFGGVLNAFELMKAMIEAGAAGVHFEDQLASVKKCGHMGGKVLVPTREAVDKLNAARLAADVAGVPTLLVARTDADAADLLTSDIDANDKPFITGERTVEGFFRVKPGLDQAISRGLAYAPYADLIWCETSKPNLDDARRFAEAIHAKFPGKMLAYNCSPSFNWKKNLDDATIANFQKELGAMGYKFQFITLAGFHSLNYGMFDLAHGYARRQMSAFVDLQEKEFAAAERGFTAVKHQREVGTGYFDQVTQAIQQGQSSTTALKGSTEEAQFARHAAA; translated from the coding sequence ATGAAGACCACCCTGCCCACCGCCGAACAGATCACCCTGGACTGGAACAACAACCCGCGCTGGACCGGCGTGCAGCGCAACTACACCTCCGAGGACGTGGTGCGCCTGCGCGGCACCGTCGCGGTCGAGCACTCGCTGGCCCGTCGTGGCGCCGAGCGGTTGTGGAAGTCGCTGCACCAGGAGGACTTCGTCAATGCGCTGGGCGCGCTCACCGGCAACCAGGCGATGCAGCAGGTCAAGGCCGGCCTGCAGGCGATCTACCTGAGCGGCTGGCAGGTCGCGGCTGACGCCAACGTGGCCGGCGAGATGTACCCCGACCAGTCGCTGTACCCGGCCAACTCGGTGCCGCTGGTGGTCAAGCGCATCAACAACACCCTGCTGCGCGCCGACCAGTTGCACCACGCCGAGGGCAAGGACGACTGCGACTGGCTGGTGCCGATCGTGGCTGACGCCGAGGCCGGTTTCGGCGGCGTGCTGAACGCGTTCGAGCTGATGAAGGCGATGATCGAGGCCGGCGCCGCCGGCGTGCACTTCGAGGATCAGCTGGCCTCGGTGAAGAAGTGCGGCCACATGGGCGGCAAGGTGCTGGTGCCGACCCGCGAGGCGGTCGACAAGTTGAATGCCGCGCGCCTGGCCGCCGACGTCGCCGGCGTGCCGACCCTGCTGGTGGCGCGCACCGACGCCGACGCCGCCGACCTGCTCACGTCCGACATCGACGCGAACGACAAGCCCTTCATCACCGGCGAGCGCACCGTCGAAGGCTTCTTCCGCGTCAAGCCCGGCCTGGACCAGGCGATCAGTCGCGGCCTCGCCTACGCGCCATACGCCGACCTGATCTGGTGCGAAACCAGCAAGCCGAACCTGGACGACGCGCGCCGCTTCGCCGAGGCGATCCACGCGAAATTCCCCGGCAAGATGCTGGCCTACAACTGCTCGCCCAGCTTCAACTGGAAGAAGAACCTGGACGACGCCACCATCGCCAACTTCCAGAAGGAGCTTGGCGCAATGGGCTACAAGTTCCAGTTCATCACCCTGGCCGGCTTCCACAGCCTCAACTACGGCATGTTCGACCTGGCGCACGGCTACGCGCGCCGCCAGATGAGCGCGTTCGTCGACCTGCAGGAAAAGGAATTCGCCGCCGCCGAGCGCGGCTTCACCGCGGTGAAGCACCAGCGCGAAGTGGGCACCGGCTACTTCGACCAGGTGACCCAGGCGATCCAGCAGGGCCAGTCCTCGACCACCGCGCTGAAAGGCTCGACCGAGGAAGCGCAGTTCGCCCGCCACGCCGCCGCGTGA
- a CDS encoding sodium:proton antiporter, whose translation MTIELGLMLAGMLMIGFLAQWLAWRVKLPAILFLLLAGIVLGPVSGVLDPDKLLGELLFPTVSLAVALILFEGSLTLRFHELPGIGKAVRGLVSYGAVASLLLLALAAHLVAGLAWPIALLFGALACVTGPTVIAPMLRTLRPNARIANTLRWEGIVIDPLGALFAVLIYEAIVSRQEGHTIGIFVATIGCGAVIGALSAWLMAFFLRRQMIPEYLQNYAVLAAVLLAFSVSNTITHESGLLAVTIMGIALGNLRGVHIDDILDFKESLTTVLVSLLFILLAARLHWPLPDGMLGAGIALFVIAQLVVRPLTVAISSFGSGLNWRERTLIGWVAPRGIVAASVSALFALRLDQLGVAGAEALVPLVFTLIIGTVILQSATARPLAIWLKVAEPEPRGVLIFGSDQVARAIGKALDEAGFRVVLADDDWDGIRQARMDGLATFFGNPASPHAERHLDLTGIGRLLAVSTHRERNSLACVHYRQEFGREKVYRLRNLTPQENTDRAALAGSLLAPPLFDEEMTHGRFAEMMRDGWRIKTTRLSSTFDWPHFIEQYGSNSVLMFGVEEKGALRVASAKRELEPRPGWTVIALVPPLKAVVSGEE comes from the coding sequence ATGACTATCGAGCTGGGCCTGATGCTCGCCGGCATGCTGATGATCGGCTTCCTGGCGCAATGGCTGGCGTGGCGGGTCAAGCTGCCGGCGATCCTGTTCCTGCTGCTGGCGGGTATCGTGCTGGGCCCGGTCAGCGGTGTACTCGATCCGGACAAGCTGCTCGGCGAGCTGCTGTTTCCGACCGTGTCGCTGGCGGTGGCGCTGATCCTGTTCGAGGGCAGCCTGACCCTGCGTTTCCACGAGTTGCCGGGGATCGGCAAGGCGGTGCGCGGGCTGGTCAGTTATGGCGCGGTGGCCTCGTTGCTGCTGCTGGCGCTGGCTGCGCATCTCGTCGCCGGCCTGGCCTGGCCGATCGCGCTGCTGTTCGGCGCGCTGGCCTGCGTGACCGGGCCGACGGTGATCGCGCCGATGCTGCGCACCCTGCGCCCGAACGCGCGCATCGCCAACACGCTGCGCTGGGAAGGCATCGTGATCGATCCGCTGGGTGCGCTGTTTGCGGTGCTGATCTACGAGGCGATCGTGTCGCGCCAGGAGGGCCACACCATCGGCATCTTCGTGGCGACGATCGGCTGCGGGGCGGTGATCGGGGCGTTGTCCGCCTGGCTGATGGCGTTCTTCCTGCGCCGCCAGATGATCCCCGAGTACCTGCAGAACTACGCCGTACTGGCCGCGGTGCTGCTCGCCTTCAGCGTTTCCAACACGATCACCCACGAGTCGGGGCTGCTGGCGGTGACGATCATGGGCATCGCGCTGGGCAACCTGCGCGGCGTGCACATCGACGACATCCTCGACTTCAAGGAAAGCCTCACCACGGTGCTGGTGTCGCTGCTGTTCATCCTGCTGGCGGCGCGGCTGCACTGGCCGCTGCCGGACGGCATGCTCGGCGCGGGCATCGCCCTGTTCGTGATCGCGCAGCTGGTGGTGCGGCCGCTGACCGTGGCGATCTCGAGTTTCGGCAGCGGCTTGAATTGGCGCGAGCGTACGCTGATCGGCTGGGTGGCGCCGCGCGGCATCGTGGCGGCGTCGGTGTCGGCGCTGTTCGCGCTGCGCCTGGACCAGCTCGGCGTGGCTGGTGCGGAGGCGCTGGTGCCGCTGGTGTTCACCCTGATCATCGGCACGGTGATCCTGCAGAGCGCCACCGCGCGGCCGCTGGCGATCTGGCTGAAGGTGGCCGAGCCGGAGCCGCGCGGCGTGCTGATCTTCGGTTCCGATCAGGTCGCCCGTGCGATCGGCAAGGCGCTGGACGAGGCCGGCTTCCGCGTGGTGCTGGCCGACGATGACTGGGACGGCATCCGCCAGGCGCGCATGGACGGGCTTGCCACGTTCTTCGGCAACCCGGCCTCGCCACATGCCGAACGCCACCTCGACCTCACCGGCATCGGCCGGCTGCTGGCGGTCTCCACCCATCGCGAGCGCAACTCGCTGGCCTGCGTGCATTACCGGCAGGAGTTCGGGCGCGAGAAAGTGTATCGGCTGCGCAACCTGACCCCGCAGGAAAACACCGACCGCGCGGCACTGGCCGGCAGCCTGCTGGCACCGCCGCTGTTCGACGAGGAAATGACCCACGGCCGCTTCGCCGAGATGATGCGCGACGGTTGGCGGATAAAGACGACCCGGCTCAGCAGCACCTTCGACTGGCCGCACTTCATCGAGCAATACGGCTCGAACAGCGTGCTGATGTTCGGCGTGGAGGAGAAGGGCGCGTTGCGGGTGGCCTCGGCCAAGCGCGAGCTGGAGCCGAGGCCGGGCTGGACGGTGATCGCGCTGGTACCGCCGTTGAAGGCAGTGGTGAGTGGAGAGGAGTGA
- a CDS encoding polysaccharide deacetylase family protein, with product MAAQTATATASLDRRIAITFDDLPWASLDPNTPLPAQGTVPPRIAAESARLLQAIEGAGTPAIGFVNSARLLVGGQPQPDRTAMLDAWLDAGLELGNHTATHADLHAVGVQAYENDILACDRVLRPLLAKHGHEPQWFRHPYLRTGRTLEDKAAMDVFLAAHGYRIAPVTVTDSDWIWAAAYAKALDSGDAATQAKLRAQYVPYLLRMVNYFEHRSIKLLGYALPQVMLLHANALNADTYPDFVARLHARGYRFVGIDEAMRDPAYRRADEFTSALGTSWIHRWAIAAGRSWKFYGGEPTSPKWVIDLAGVPTDSE from the coding sequence ATGGCGGCGCAGACAGCAACCGCAACTGCATCCCTTGACCGGCGCATCGCGATCACCTTCGACGACCTGCCCTGGGCCAGCCTCGATCCGAACACGCCGCTGCCCGCGCAGGGCACGGTGCCGCCACGCATCGCGGCCGAGTCCGCGCGCCTGTTGCAGGCAATCGAGGGCGCGGGGACGCCTGCTATCGGTTTCGTCAACTCCGCGCGCCTACTGGTCGGCGGCCAGCCGCAACCGGACCGCACGGCGATGCTCGACGCCTGGCTCGATGCCGGACTGGAACTGGGCAACCACACCGCCACCCACGCCGACCTGCACGCCGTCGGCGTACAGGCCTACGAGAACGACATCCTCGCCTGCGACCGTGTGCTGCGGCCGCTGCTGGCCAAGCACGGCCATGAACCGCAATGGTTCCGCCATCCTTACCTGCGCACCGGGCGCACGCTGGAAGACAAGGCGGCGATGGATGTCTTCCTCGCTGCGCACGGTTACCGCATCGCGCCGGTCACGGTCACCGACTCCGACTGGATCTGGGCCGCCGCCTACGCCAAGGCGCTGGACAGCGGCGATGCCGCCACCCAGGCGAAGCTGCGCGCACAGTACGTACCCTACCTGCTGCGCATGGTGAACTACTTCGAGCACCGCTCGATCAAGCTGCTTGGCTATGCGTTGCCGCAGGTGATGCTGTTGCACGCTAATGCGCTCAATGCCGATACCTACCCCGATTTCGTCGCCAGATTGCATGCACGCGGCTACCGATTCGTCGGCATCGACGAGGCCATGCGCGATCCCGCCTATCGGCGCGCGGACGAATTCACCAGCGCGCTCGGCACCAGTTGGATCCATCGCTGGGCGATAGCCGCAGGCAGGTCGTGGAAGTTCTACGGCGGCGAGCCGACTTCACCGAAATGGGTGATCGATCTGGCCGGCGTGCCCACGGACTCGGAGTAA
- a CDS encoding YifB family Mg chelatase-like AAA ATPase, translating into MSLAVTLSRAQEGIAAPQVMVEVHLSGGLPCTNIVGLPEAAVREARDRVRVAIQNTAFEYPGRRVTVNLAPAELPKDGGRFDLPIALGILAASGQVPREKLDDCEFLGELALTGSLRSVSGVLPALLRARARGRRVVVPLENAAEAALVPDVDVRVADTLAEVCGWLRGAHELSMPVGIPSNGGADDGPDLADVRGQLQARRALEITAVGGHHLLLVGPPGTGKTMLAERLPGILPPLSESEALETCAVLSVAGQVTDLARWRRRPFRAPHHTASAVALVGGGSYPRPGEISLAHNGVLFLDELPEFSRHVLEVLREPMESGHIMISRAARQSTFPAQFQLVAAMNPCPCGYAGDPRCQCTPDQIQRYRARISGPLLDRIDLCVEVPPVPLAELGTSRNERDEDSATVRARVLKARRQSLMRAGRPNAEISTRELERDCALGPAERRWFESALERLGLSARAYHRVLRVARTIADLDGGAALLEREHLAEALQYRRF; encoded by the coding sequence ATGAGTCTTGCCGTCACCCTCAGCCGCGCCCAGGAAGGGATCGCCGCACCGCAGGTGATGGTCGAGGTACACCTTTCCGGCGGCTTGCCGTGCACCAATATCGTCGGCCTGCCCGAGGCGGCGGTGCGCGAGGCGCGCGATCGCGTGCGCGTGGCGATCCAGAACACCGCCTTCGAATATCCCGGTCGCCGCGTCACCGTGAACCTGGCGCCGGCCGAATTGCCCAAAGACGGTGGCCGTTTCGACCTGCCGATCGCGCTGGGCATCCTCGCCGCCAGCGGCCAGGTGCCGCGCGAGAAACTGGATGACTGCGAGTTCCTCGGCGAGCTGGCGCTGACCGGCTCGCTGCGCAGCGTCTCCGGCGTGCTGCCGGCGCTGCTGCGTGCGCGTGCGCGCGGGCGCCGCGTGGTGGTGCCGCTCGAGAACGCCGCCGAAGCGGCGCTGGTGCCGGACGTGGACGTGCGCGTGGCCGATACCCTGGCCGAGGTATGCGGCTGGTTGCGCGGTGCGCACGAGCTGTCGATGCCGGTCGGCATTCCCAGCAACGGCGGCGCCGACGACGGGCCGGACCTGGCCGACGTACGCGGCCAGCTGCAGGCGCGGCGCGCGCTGGAGATCACCGCCGTCGGCGGCCATCACCTCTTGCTGGTGGGTCCGCCGGGCACCGGCAAGACCATGCTGGCCGAGCGCCTGCCTGGCATCCTGCCGCCGCTGTCGGAATCGGAGGCGCTGGAAACCTGCGCCGTGCTGTCGGTGGCCGGGCAGGTGACCGACCTGGCGCGCTGGCGCCGGCGTCCCTTTCGCGCGCCGCACCACACCGCGTCGGCGGTGGCGCTGGTCGGCGGCGGTTCGTATCCGCGCCCGGGCGAGATCTCGCTGGCGCACAACGGCGTGCTGTTCCTGGACGAGCTGCCCGAGTTCAGCCGGCACGTGCTGGAAGTGCTGCGTGAGCCGATGGAATCGGGCCACATCATGATTTCGCGGGCGGCGCGGCAGTCGACCTTTCCCGCCCAGTTCCAACTGGTCGCGGCAATGAATCCCTGTCCCTGCGGCTACGCCGGCGACCCGCGTTGCCAGTGCACGCCGGATCAGATCCAGCGCTACCGCGCACGCATCTCCGGGCCGCTGCTCGATCGCATCGACCTGTGCGTGGAAGTGCCGCCGGTGCCGCTGGCGGAGCTGGGCACGTCGCGCAATGAGCGCGACGAGGATTCCGCCACGGTGCGTGCGCGCGTACTCAAGGCGCGCCGGCAATCGCTGATGCGGGCGGGGCGACCGAATGCCGAGATCAGCACGCGCGAGCTGGAGCGTGACTGCGCACTGGGTCCTGCCGAGCGGCGCTGGTTCGAGAGTGCACTGGAGCGGCTGGGCCTTTCCGCACGCGCCTACCATCGCGTGCTGCGGGTGGCCCGCACGATCGCCGACCTCGACGGCGGCGCCGCGCTGCTGGAGCGCGAGCACCTGGCCGAGGCGCTGCAGTACCGTCGTTTCTGA
- the aceB gene encoding malate synthase A: MAVPQERLDTGTVEIHADHAGYESILTPAALGFLAQLHRRFDAARQRLLQARRERQAGYDAGGLPDFRADTRAIRESEWSVAPIPAALQDRRVEITGPVERKMIINALNSGAKVFMADFEDSSAPTFANQLDGQINLRDAVNGTIAFTSPEGREYRVNDKPAVLVVRPRGWHLHDKFFSVDGEPMAGALVDFGLFVFHNARALHSRDRGPYFYLPKLEAMEEAALWDAVMAAAEDELQLPVGTMKATVLIETLPAAFQMHEILHALRRRAVGLNCGRWDYIFSYLKTLRGHRDRLLPERGQVQMTAPFLKAYSELLIQTCHRRGAFAMGGMAAQIPIKGNDAANEAALAKVRADKLREVQAGHDGTWVAHPALVPVAQDIFDQYMPAPNQLRVLRKDVQVTREQLLAAPNGTISRAGFDNNVEVCLRYTAAWLDGLGCVPIHHLMEDAATAEIARAQLWQWLHHADVPAGGAPAGGHLEFPDHAPIDFALFDHAVATHTHRLRDSRHPGATRADAAAALLTAMTHADQLSDFLTLPAYDQLA, translated from the coding sequence ATGGCAGTACCGCAGGAACGACTCGATACCGGCACCGTCGAGATCCATGCCGACCACGCCGGTTACGAAAGCATCCTGACCCCCGCGGCGCTGGGTTTCTTGGCCCAGCTGCACCGCCGCTTCGACGCCGCCCGGCAGCGCCTGCTGCAAGCCCGGCGCGAGCGCCAGGCGGGTTACGACGCCGGCGGCCTGCCGGATTTCCGCGCCGACACGCGGGCGATCCGCGAGTCCGAGTGGAGCGTGGCGCCGATCCCGGCCGCACTGCAGGACCGCCGCGTCGAGATCACCGGGCCGGTCGAACGCAAGATGATCATCAACGCGCTGAACTCCGGCGCAAAGGTGTTCATGGCCGACTTCGAGGATTCCTCGGCGCCCACCTTCGCCAACCAGCTCGACGGCCAGATCAACCTGCGCGACGCGGTGAACGGCACCATCGCGTTCACCTCGCCCGAAGGCCGGGAGTACCGCGTCAACGACAAGCCGGCGGTGCTGGTGGTGCGCCCGCGCGGCTGGCACCTGCACGACAAGTTCTTCAGCGTGGATGGCGAGCCGATGGCCGGTGCGCTGGTCGACTTCGGCCTGTTCGTGTTCCACAACGCGCGCGCGCTGCACAGCCGCGACCGCGGCCCGTACTTCTACCTGCCGAAACTCGAAGCCATGGAGGAAGCCGCGTTGTGGGACGCGGTGATGGCCGCGGCGGAGGACGAGCTGCAGCTGCCGGTCGGCACGATGAAGGCCACCGTGCTGATCGAGACGCTGCCGGCGGCGTTCCAGATGCACGAGATCCTGCACGCGCTGCGCCGCCGCGCGGTCGGCCTCAACTGCGGCCGCTGGGACTACATCTTCTCGTACCTGAAAACCCTGCGCGGGCATCGCGACCGCCTGCTGCCGGAGCGCGGCCAGGTGCAGATGACCGCGCCGTTCCTGAAGGCGTATTCCGAGCTGCTGATCCAGACCTGCCATCGCCGCGGCGCGTTCGCGATGGGCGGCATGGCCGCGCAGATCCCGATCAAGGGCAACGACGCGGCGAACGAGGCGGCGCTGGCCAAGGTGCGCGCCGACAAGCTGCGCGAGGTGCAGGCCGGCCACGACGGCACCTGGGTCGCGCACCCGGCGCTGGTGCCGGTGGCGCAGGACATCTTCGACCAGTACATGCCGGCGCCGAACCAGTTGCGTGTGCTGCGCAAGGACGTGCAGGTGACCCGCGAACAATTGCTCGCCGCGCCGAACGGCACGATTAGCCGCGCCGGTTTCGACAACAACGTCGAGGTCTGCCTGCGCTACACCGCGGCCTGGCTGGACGGCCTCGGCTGCGTGCCGATCCACCACCTGATGGAAGACGCCGCCACCGCCGAAATCGCGCGCGCGCAGTTGTGGCAGTGGCTGCACCATGCCGACGTTCCGGCCGGCGGGGCGCCGGCCGGGGGCCACCTCGAATTCCCCGACCACGCACCGATCGACTTCGCGCTGTTCGACCACGCGGTGGCCACGCACACCCATCGCCTGCGCGACAGCCGTCACCCCGGCGCCACCCGTGCCGATGCCGCAGCAGCGCTGCTCACGGCGATGACCCACGCCGATCAACTCAGCGACTTCCTCACCCTGCCCGCCTACGACCAGCTCGCCTGA